TGCTATGCCGCGCACCAGGTTTTTGGCGCCATCGTCGTTTCCGCACACAAACATCGTCGGCCTGCCGCCTGCAAAGTCGGGGTGCAGCATGAGAGGGTTTCCGACGATGTTGAACGCCTTGACTACCTTGGCGTCGGGAAGCAGGCGCTGGACGGTTTCGCCGGCCGAGTCGGTATGGCCCACCGCAAGCCTGGGCGGCATCGTGGAATAGTCAAGCGGGTTTGTCACGTCGATCACAACCTTGCCTGCAAAATTGGCCGGGCCGCCGGCCATCTCTATCGCGCTCTGCGTGCCGGTCCACAACGTCGCTATTGTAATGATGTCGCCAAACGCGGCGGCCTCTGCAAAGCTGCCGGCAGACGCTTTCTTGCCGCCGTGCTTTTCAACCCACGCCGCCAGCTTTTGCGGGTCGCGCGTGCCTATCTTCACGTCGTGCCCGAGTTCGATAAAGCCGTCGCCAAGCCTTTGCCCCACTTCGCCGGAGCCAATGATGCCTACCTTCATGCCGCAATTTCATAGTCAGAATGCGCATTTAAGAAGCTAGGAGAGGCCCTCGTTTCTCTTTGAGAGCATCCTTCTCACGTACTCGTTTATCTTCTCTCTCATCGCAGGGTCGCCCTCCACCTTCTCTCTCAATTTTGGGTCCGTGTAGTCTATTGAGATATATTCGACCCTGTTTTCCTGTGCATAGTAGCGGTACCTCACGATGGCTTTTGCCTTCCTGTCACCCTCAACCTGGAACTCTAGCGCAACCTGGCCATAAACAAAGGACGCGGGCATATGCTGTATGTTGAGATGTGCATGAACAACAGTTAAAATAAACTGTTCCCTTACCAACGGGGGCGAATATAAGACATGGAGCAAGCAGACGAAAGCCTGCCGGAGCTTTTGGAGCTGAACTACTTTTCGTTCTCGCTAATGAAGAACAACCGCGAGTTCTCGCTCCATGTAGAGTCGTCGGACTTTGGCCTCTCGATAGACTTTGCCATGAAGTACGGCGAGTTCTACGACATCGTAAACCTCATGCAGGCGGTGCTCTACGAC
The sequence above is drawn from the Nitrososphaera viennensis EN76 genome and encodes:
- a CDS encoding NADPH-dependent F420 reductase — translated: MKVGIIGSGEVGQRLGDGFIELGHDVKIGTRDPQKLAAWVEKHGGKKASAGSFAEAAAFGDIITIATLWTGTQSAIEMAGGPANFAGKVVIDVTNPLDYSTMPPRLAVGHTDSAGETVQRLLPDAKVVKAFNIVGNPLMLHPDFAGGRPTMFVCGNDDGAKNLVRGIAFSLGWETVDIGGIEGARLLEPLAMLWIVHYFRTNSGNHAFKLLRK